The window ATGGGTGATATAATGAAGTTTTTCTATGTATTTCATACTATAAATAAATAACCGATGAACATAGCAATATCTATTTTCATCGGTTGTTAAAGCCTACTCCGTGTTTTGGTGTTAAAATTTTACATTCAAACTTAGCAAAAAATTAGTTCCAGCTTGAGGATAAAAGAAGTTTTCGGTTACCCTGCTTCCACCATAAACATAGCCATAAGTGTAACCATTGCTTTCAAATTTTTTATCTAAAATGTTATTTACCAATAGGCCTAAATTAATATTTTTAACTCCAGCGAATTTAAAATCATAACCTAAACGGGCATTGTTCACCCAATATCCATTAATTGTTCTACTGTCATTCTGCGTATTATCTAAATACTGTTTGCTCACATATTTACTTTGCAAAGCGATGGCAAAGCCACTAATAGGCTTATAAACCAGCTCACCAAAAAGCACAGCACTTGGCGAATATGAAATGTCTGTAAGTTCAAAATTCTTCAATATTTGCCCGCCGTTATCATAATCATCTGTAAATTCTGTAAAATTTTTTATTTTATTTCTGCTTAAAGCAGCATTGGCGTTCAATACAAATTGCGGATTAATAACATAAGATCCATCAACTTCAATGCCCATACGGTAGCTTCGATCTACATTCTGGCGGAAATTTCCGCCAACATCGTTTATTTTTCCTGTAACTACCAATTGGTTTTTATAGAACATTCCGTAGGCATTTGCACCTAAATTAAATACAGCATTTTTAAAACGATAACCAATTTCGATGTCATTTAATTGCTCAGGTTTTGGAAAAGTTCCAACGGCTGCATCTGTATAATCATTACGATTTGGTTCCTTATTGGCTACACTAAATGAAGCATAAACATTACTTTGAGGATTAATGAAATATGTTGCCCCAAACTTCGGATTAAAGAAATTAAGCGTTTCATTTATTGCCAAAGTATTTAACTTATTCTCCGTTCCCGCAATATCATAATATACCCGGCGGTATTGTAAATCGACAAATAAACTCAATTCCGCTATCGGATTATAGTTCATTTTTCCATAAACATTAAAGTCTGTTTTGAAGCCTTCGTTGTCATAATAATGCCGATCTATATTTCCGTTTGATGCATATTGAGCCCAAATTATTTGCCCAAAATGATCACCCTTATATTCATTATATGCGCCTCCTAAAGTGAAATTTAAATTCTTTTTCGGCACATAATTAAAGGCATAAGTAACGCCATAAAAATCGTTATCTAACCACCTTCGGCGAATGAGGTCTGTTGTCGAAATTGTAGTTCCACCTATAACTACCGGATTTAAGCCAAAATCGGATAGTTTATTTCGTACCCGATATTCTTCATAATAGCCAGCTCCTTGCGTATAATGTAAAGCGCCATTAAATGAAAATTGATCAGAAAACTGCCTTGCATAAATCAGTTGATAATGGTTTTGAGTATAATTATCCGTCTGGTTGTTATACAAAAAGCTGTTGTAAGTTCTGCCTGAGTTTAGCAAGTTTTCTGCATCTACATCACTAAGCTCATTCCTAGCGATGTAAGCTTTCATGCCAGCAACATCGTTATTTAAACGGGATTCCGGAATACCATTCCAAGATTGATAAGTTTTCTCGGTTCCTGAAAAAACATTTAACCGAAGTAAATCT is drawn from Pedobacter mucosus and contains these coding sequences:
- a CDS encoding TonB-dependent receptor; the encoded protein is MKNLFFATLVVMLPFFTMAQISVTGKVTDINQKPLSGATIKLRNQKTSVLSDANGNYTLNNLTIGKLIIIVSYVGFKTEEKAVDLKEPAVFNFNLVQQNFLAEEVVVRATRANEKSATTYKNVSKEDIQQNNFGQDLPFILQNTPGVVVNSDAGAGVGYTGIRIRGSDNSRINVTVNGIPMNDSESQGTYYVNMPDFASSVDNIQIQRGVGTSTNGAGAFGASLNIQTTASETNPYAELNNTFGSFNTWKNTVKVGTGLINNRFSFDGRLSRISSDGYVDRGASLLKSYFLSGAYHGNKDLLRLNVFSGTEKTYQSWNGIPESRLNNDVAGMKAYIARNELSDVDAENLLNSGRTYNSFLYNNQTDNYTQNHYQLIYARQFSDQFSFNGALHYTQGAGYYEEYRVRNKLSDFGLNPVVIGGTTISTTDLIRRRWLDNDFYGVTYAFNYVPKKNLNFTLGGAYNEYKGDHFGQIIWAQYASNGNIDRHYYDNEGFKTDFNVYGKMNYNPIAELSLFVDLQYRRVYYDIAGTENKLNTLAINETLNFFNPKFGATYFINPQSNVYASFSVANKEPNRNDYTDAAVGTFPKPEQLNDIEIGYRFKNAVFNLGANAYGMFYKNQLVVTGKINDVGGNFRQNVDRSYRMGIEVDGSYVINPQFVLNANAALSRNKIKNFTEFTDDYDNGGQILKNFELTDISYSPSAVLFGELVYKPISGFAIALQSKYVSKQYLDNTQNDSRTINGYWVNNARLGYDFKFAGVKNINLGLLVNNILDKKFESNGYTYGYVYGGSRVTENFFYPQAGTNFLLSLNVKF